In Felis catus isolate Fca126 chromosome A3, F.catus_Fca126_mat1.0, whole genome shotgun sequence, a single genomic region encodes these proteins:
- the NFU1 gene encoding NFU1 iron-sulfur cluster scaffold homolog, mitochondrial isoform X2: MAAAARLGWGAAAAAARLCRRFCPMMNLYTMTKQPLHQFVQRPLFPLPATLCNTVRYMFIQTQDTPNPNSLKFIPGKPVLETRTMDFPTPAAAFRSPLARQLFRIEGVKSVFFGPDFITVTKESEELDWNLLKPDIYATIMDFFASGLPLVTEETSSGEAGSEEDDEVVAMIKELLDTRIRPTVQEDGGDVIYKGFEDGIVQLKLQGSCTSCPSSMITLKNGIQNMLQFYIPEVEGVEQVMDDESDEKEANSP, encoded by the exons ATGGCAGCGGCGGCCCGGCTGGGTTGGGGAGCTGCGGCTGCAGCCGCAAGGCTGTGTAGGCG attctgTCCTATGATGAATCTGTATACCATGACAAAACAGCCTCTGCATCAGTTTGTACAAAGACCACTTTTCCCACTGCCTGCAACCTTATGTAACACAG tgaGATACATGTTTATTCAGACACAAGATACCCCAAATCCCAACAGTTTAAAATTTATTCCAGGAAAACCAGTTCTTGAGACAAGGACCATGGATTTTCCCACACCAGCTGCAGCATTTCGCTCCCCTCTGGCTAG GCAGTTATTTAGGATTGAAGGAGTAAAAAGTGTCTTTTTTGGACCAGATTTCATCACTGTTACAAAG GAAAGTGAAGAGTTAGACTGGAATTTACTGAAACCAGATATTTATGCAACAATCATGGATTTCTTTGCTTCTGGCTTACCCTTAGTTACTGAGGAAACATCTTCAGGAGAAGCAG GATCTGAAGAAGATGATGAAGTTGTGGCAATGATTAAGGAACTGTTAGATACCAGAATAAG GCCAACTGTGCAGGAAGATGGAGGAGATGTTATCTATAAAGGCTTTGAAGATGGCATTGTACAGCTCAAACTCCAAGGTTCTTGTACCAGCTGCCCCAGTTCAATGATTACTCTGAAAAATGGAATTCAGAACATGCTGCAGTTTTATATTCCAGAAGTAGAGGGTGTAGAACAG gttATGGATGATGAATCTgatgaaaaagaagcaaactcACCTTGA
- the NFU1 gene encoding NFU1 iron-sulfur cluster scaffold homolog, mitochondrial isoform X5: MMNLYTMTKQPLHQFVQRPLFPLPATLCNTGKPVLETRTMDFPTPAAAFRSPLARQLFRIEGVKSVFFGPDFITVTKGRGRTSFCLIFPTCLESEELDWNLLKPDIYATIMDFFASGLPLVTEETSSGEAGSEEDDEVVAMIKELLDTRIRPTVQEDGGDVIYKGFEDGIVQLKLQGSCTSCPSSMITLKNGIQNMLQFYIPEVEGVEQVMDDESDEKEANSP, encoded by the exons ATGATGAATCTGTATACCATGACAAAACAGCCTCTGCATCAGTTTGTACAAAGACCACTTTTCCCACTGCCTGCAACCTTATGTAACACAG GAAAACCAGTTCTTGAGACAAGGACCATGGATTTTCCCACACCAGCTGCAGCATTTCGCTCCCCTCTGGCTAG GCAGTTATTTAGGATTGAAGGAGTAAAAAGTGTCTTTTTTGGACCAGATTTCATCACTGTTACAAAG GGTCGGGGGAGGACCAGCTTTTGTTTAATATTTCCAACGTGTCTG GAAAGTGAAGAGTTAGACTGGAATTTACTGAAACCAGATATTTATGCAACAATCATGGATTTCTTTGCTTCTGGCTTACCCTTAGTTACTGAGGAAACATCTTCAGGAGAAGCAG GATCTGAAGAAGATGATGAAGTTGTGGCAATGATTAAGGAACTGTTAGATACCAGAATAAG GCCAACTGTGCAGGAAGATGGAGGAGATGTTATCTATAAAGGCTTTGAAGATGGCATTGTACAGCTCAAACTCCAAGGTTCTTGTACCAGCTGCCCCAGTTCAATGATTACTCTGAAAAATGGAATTCAGAACATGCTGCAGTTTTATATTCCAGAAGTAGAGGGTGTAGAACAG gttATGGATGATGAATCTgatgaaaaagaagcaaactcACCTTGA
- the NFU1 gene encoding NFU1 iron-sulfur cluster scaffold homolog, mitochondrial isoform X3, giving the protein MAAAARLGWGAAAAAARLCRRFCPMMNLYTMTKQPLHQFVQRPLFPLPATLCNTGKPVLETRTMDFPTPAAAFRSPLARQLFRIEGVKSVFFGPDFITVTKGRGRTSFCLIFPTCLESEELDWNLLKPDIYATIMDFFASGLPLVTEETSSGEAGSEEDDEVVAMIKELLDTRIRPTVQEDGGDVIYKGFEDGIVQLKLQGSCTSCPSSMITLKNGIQNMLQFYIPEVEGVEQVMDDESDEKEANSP; this is encoded by the exons ATGGCAGCGGCGGCCCGGCTGGGTTGGGGAGCTGCGGCTGCAGCCGCAAGGCTGTGTAGGCG attctgTCCTATGATGAATCTGTATACCATGACAAAACAGCCTCTGCATCAGTTTGTACAAAGACCACTTTTCCCACTGCCTGCAACCTTATGTAACACAG GAAAACCAGTTCTTGAGACAAGGACCATGGATTTTCCCACACCAGCTGCAGCATTTCGCTCCCCTCTGGCTAG GCAGTTATTTAGGATTGAAGGAGTAAAAAGTGTCTTTTTTGGACCAGATTTCATCACTGTTACAAAG GGTCGGGGGAGGACCAGCTTTTGTTTAATATTTCCAACGTGTCTG GAAAGTGAAGAGTTAGACTGGAATTTACTGAAACCAGATATTTATGCAACAATCATGGATTTCTTTGCTTCTGGCTTACCCTTAGTTACTGAGGAAACATCTTCAGGAGAAGCAG GATCTGAAGAAGATGATGAAGTTGTGGCAATGATTAAGGAACTGTTAGATACCAGAATAAG GCCAACTGTGCAGGAAGATGGAGGAGATGTTATCTATAAAGGCTTTGAAGATGGCATTGTACAGCTCAAACTCCAAGGTTCTTGTACCAGCTGCCCCAGTTCAATGATTACTCTGAAAAATGGAATTCAGAACATGCTGCAGTTTTATATTCCAGAAGTAGAGGGTGTAGAACAG gttATGGATGATGAATCTgatgaaaaagaagcaaactcACCTTGA
- the NFU1 gene encoding NFU1 iron-sulfur cluster scaffold homolog, mitochondrial isoform X4: MMNLYTMTKQPLHQFVQRPLFPLPATLCNTVRYMFIQTQDTPNPNSLKFIPGKPVLETRTMDFPTPAAAFRSPLARQLFRIEGVKSVFFGPDFITVTKGRGRTSFCLIFPTCLESEELDWNLLKPDIYATIMDFFASGLPLVTEETSSGEAGSEEDDEVVAMIKELLDTRIRPTVQEDGGDVIYKGFEDGIVQLKLQGSCTSCPSSMITLKNGIQNMLQFYIPEVEGVEQVMDDESDEKEANSP, translated from the exons ATGATGAATCTGTATACCATGACAAAACAGCCTCTGCATCAGTTTGTACAAAGACCACTTTTCCCACTGCCTGCAACCTTATGTAACACAG tgaGATACATGTTTATTCAGACACAAGATACCCCAAATCCCAACAGTTTAAAATTTATTCCAGGAAAACCAGTTCTTGAGACAAGGACCATGGATTTTCCCACACCAGCTGCAGCATTTCGCTCCCCTCTGGCTAG GCAGTTATTTAGGATTGAAGGAGTAAAAAGTGTCTTTTTTGGACCAGATTTCATCACTGTTACAAAG GGTCGGGGGAGGACCAGCTTTTGTTTAATATTTCCAACGTGTCTG GAAAGTGAAGAGTTAGACTGGAATTTACTGAAACCAGATATTTATGCAACAATCATGGATTTCTTTGCTTCTGGCTTACCCTTAGTTACTGAGGAAACATCTTCAGGAGAAGCAG GATCTGAAGAAGATGATGAAGTTGTGGCAATGATTAAGGAACTGTTAGATACCAGAATAAG GCCAACTGTGCAGGAAGATGGAGGAGATGTTATCTATAAAGGCTTTGAAGATGGCATTGTACAGCTCAAACTCCAAGGTTCTTGTACCAGCTGCCCCAGTTCAATGATTACTCTGAAAAATGGAATTCAGAACATGCTGCAGTTTTATATTCCAGAAGTAGAGGGTGTAGAACAG gttATGGATGATGAATCTgatgaaaaagaagcaaactcACCTTGA
- the NFU1 gene encoding NFU1 iron-sulfur cluster scaffold homolog, mitochondrial isoform X1 codes for MAAAARLGWGAAAAAARLCRRFCPMMNLYTMTKQPLHQFVQRPLFPLPATLCNTVRYMFIQTQDTPNPNSLKFIPGKPVLETRTMDFPTPAAAFRSPLARQLFRIEGVKSVFFGPDFITVTKGRGRTSFCLIFPTCLESEELDWNLLKPDIYATIMDFFASGLPLVTEETSSGEAGSEEDDEVVAMIKELLDTRIRPTVQEDGGDVIYKGFEDGIVQLKLQGSCTSCPSSMITLKNGIQNMLQFYIPEVEGVEQVMDDESDEKEANSP; via the exons ATGGCAGCGGCGGCCCGGCTGGGTTGGGGAGCTGCGGCTGCAGCCGCAAGGCTGTGTAGGCG attctgTCCTATGATGAATCTGTATACCATGACAAAACAGCCTCTGCATCAGTTTGTACAAAGACCACTTTTCCCACTGCCTGCAACCTTATGTAACACAG tgaGATACATGTTTATTCAGACACAAGATACCCCAAATCCCAACAGTTTAAAATTTATTCCAGGAAAACCAGTTCTTGAGACAAGGACCATGGATTTTCCCACACCAGCTGCAGCATTTCGCTCCCCTCTGGCTAG GCAGTTATTTAGGATTGAAGGAGTAAAAAGTGTCTTTTTTGGACCAGATTTCATCACTGTTACAAAG GGTCGGGGGAGGACCAGCTTTTGTTTAATATTTCCAACGTGTCTG GAAAGTGAAGAGTTAGACTGGAATTTACTGAAACCAGATATTTATGCAACAATCATGGATTTCTTTGCTTCTGGCTTACCCTTAGTTACTGAGGAAACATCTTCAGGAGAAGCAG GATCTGAAGAAGATGATGAAGTTGTGGCAATGATTAAGGAACTGTTAGATACCAGAATAAG GCCAACTGTGCAGGAAGATGGAGGAGATGTTATCTATAAAGGCTTTGAAGATGGCATTGTACAGCTCAAACTCCAAGGTTCTTGTACCAGCTGCCCCAGTTCAATGATTACTCTGAAAAATGGAATTCAGAACATGCTGCAGTTTTATATTCCAGAAGTAGAGGGTGTAGAACAG gttATGGATGATGAATCTgatgaaaaagaagcaaactcACCTTGA